In Enterobacter cloacae, the following are encoded in one genomic region:
- a CDS encoding citrate lyase subunit alpha has translation MNQTELLHVNFPHLRDLKPFDTAHSATPWLNSPDEKHTRKLCESVEEAVLRSGLQDGMTISFHHAFREGDRVINNVVALLAKMGFKNLTLASSSLMTCNDALIEHIESGVITRIYTSGMRGRLADAISHGLMDEPVQIHSHGGRVKLLQDGELNIDVAFLGVPCSDEFGNANGTHGKSSCGSLGYAMVDAHFARKVVLLTEALVPFPNMPASLVQDQVDYIVQVESVGDPAKISVGAARVTSNPRELMIARYAADVIEHSGYFKPGFSMQTGSGAASTACTRFMEEKMERSGVKARFALGGITGSLVDLHEKGLIEKLLDTQCFDGQAAASLARNPNHVEISTNVYANPGSKAACCDQLDVVILSALEIDVDFNVNVITGSDGVMRGASGGHCDVAAAANLTIVVAPLLRSRIPTVVKRVTTRLTPGESIDVLVTDHGIAVNPARPEIRERLLAAGLRIVDIYALFERAISLTGVPKPIEFTDKIVGVIRYRDGSVIDTVRQVKE, from the coding sequence ATGAACCAGACAGAACTTCTCCATGTGAATTTTCCCCATCTGCGGGATTTAAAACCGTTTGATACCGCCCATAGCGCAACGCCGTGGCTGAATAGCCCTGACGAAAAACATACCCGCAAGCTGTGCGAGTCCGTTGAAGAGGCCGTGTTACGTAGCGGCCTGCAGGACGGGATGACCATTTCGTTTCACCATGCGTTTCGCGAAGGCGACCGGGTGATCAATAACGTTGTGGCGCTGTTGGCGAAGATGGGTTTCAAAAACCTGACGCTGGCCTCCAGCTCACTGATGACCTGCAACGACGCGCTGATCGAACATATTGAGAGCGGCGTTATCACCCGGATTTACACCTCGGGCATGCGCGGCAGGCTGGCGGATGCCATCTCTCACGGGCTGATGGACGAGCCAGTGCAAATTCACTCCCACGGTGGGCGCGTTAAGCTGTTGCAGGACGGTGAGCTGAATATCGACGTGGCGTTTCTCGGTGTACCGTGCAGTGACGAGTTTGGCAATGCCAACGGCACGCACGGCAAATCAAGCTGCGGCTCGCTGGGCTACGCGATGGTGGATGCCCACTTTGCCCGTAAGGTGGTGCTGCTGACCGAAGCGCTGGTGCCGTTCCCGAATATGCCTGCCAGCCTGGTGCAGGATCAGGTGGATTACATCGTGCAGGTGGAAAGCGTCGGCGATCCGGCGAAAATCAGCGTTGGCGCGGCACGCGTGACCAGTAACCCGCGCGAGCTGATGATTGCCCGCTATGCGGCAGACGTGATTGAACACTCAGGTTATTTCAAACCTGGCTTCTCTATGCAGACCGGCTCCGGTGCAGCGTCCACCGCCTGTACCCGCTTTATGGAAGAGAAGATGGAGCGCAGCGGCGTGAAGGCGCGATTTGCGCTTGGGGGGATCACCGGCAGTCTGGTGGATCTGCACGAAAAAGGGCTGATCGAAAAACTGCTCGATACCCAGTGCTTTGACGGCCAGGCGGCAGCCTCACTGGCGCGTAACCCGAACCATGTGGAGATCTCTACTAACGTCTACGCCAACCCTGGCAGCAAGGCGGCATGCTGCGACCAGCTCGATGTGGTGATCCTCAGCGCCCTGGAAATCGACGTCGATTTCAATGTCAACGTCATCACTGGATCTGATGGCGTGATGCGCGGTGCATCTGGCGGTCACTGTGATGTGGCAGCGGCTGCCAATCTGACCATTGTGGTTGCGCCGCTGTTGCGTAGCCGCATTCCCACGGTGGTGAAACGCGTGACCACACGCCTGACGCCGGGGGAGAGCATCGATGTGCTGGTGACCGATCACGGCATCGCGGTCAACCCGGCACGTCCGGAGATCCGCGAGCGCCTGCTTGCTGCGGGCCTCCGCATTGTGGATATCTACGCGCTCTTTGAGCGTGCAATTTCACTGACTGGTGTACCAAAACCCATTGAATTTACCGACAAAATCGTTGGTGTTATCCGCTACCGTGACGGCAGCGTGATAGACACCGTGCGAC
- a CDS encoding citrate lyase subunit beta, with the protein MSKLRRSMLFLPGANAAMLSTAFIYRPDSIMFDLEDAVALREKDTARMLVFHALQHPMYQDIETVVRINPLSTPFGLLDLEAAVRAGVDVIRLPKTDTPDDIYELEGHLERIERECGREPGSTRVMAAIESAIGVINAVAIARSSPRLIGIALAAFDYVMDMQTERGDGTELFYARCAVLHAARAAGIDAFDVVWSDVNDEAGFLREVDLIRKMGFNGKSLINPRQIDLLHNAYAPTQQEVDHAKRVIEAAEEGERNGLGVVSLNGKMVDAPIINHAQMVLERAAASGVRR; encoded by the coding sequence ATGAGCAAACTCCGCCGCAGTATGTTGTTCCTGCCGGGCGCGAATGCCGCCATGCTCTCAACGGCGTTTATCTACCGTCCTGACTCCATCATGTTCGACCTTGAAGATGCGGTTGCCCTGCGTGAGAAAGATACCGCGCGCATGCTGGTGTTCCACGCGCTGCAGCACCCGATGTATCAGGATATCGAAACCGTGGTGCGCATTAACCCGCTGAGCACGCCGTTTGGCTTGCTGGATCTGGAAGCTGCCGTGCGGGCCGGTGTGGATGTGATCCGTCTGCCGAAAACCGACACGCCGGATGACATCTATGAGCTGGAAGGCCATCTGGAACGCATCGAGCGTGAATGCGGACGCGAGCCAGGCTCAACCCGCGTAATGGCAGCGATTGAATCGGCGATTGGCGTGATCAACGCCGTGGCGATTGCCCGCAGCTCCCCGCGTTTAATCGGCATCGCGCTGGCGGCTTTTGACTACGTAATGGACATGCAGACCGAGCGTGGTGATGGCACCGAACTGTTCTATGCCCGCTGTGCGGTGCTGCACGCCGCCCGCGCCGCAGGCATTGATGCCTTCGACGTGGTGTGGTCAGACGTTAACGATGAGGCCGGGTTCCTGCGCGAGGTCGACTTGATCCGCAAGATGGGCTTTAACGGCAAATCGCTGATTAACCCGCGTCAGATTGATCTGCTGCATAACGCCTATGCGCCAACCCAGCAGGAAGTGGATCACGCGAAACGGGTGATTGAAGCGGCAGAAGAGGGCGAACGTAACGGCCTGGGCGTCGTGTCGCTCAACGGCAAAATGGTCGACGCCCCGATTATTAACCACGCGCAGATGGTGCTGGAACGCGCGGCAGCTTCCGGCGTGCGTCGTTAA
- the citD gene encoding citrate lyase acyl carrier protein has product MKIVREALAGTQESSDLMVKIAPAHDELEIVIHSEVIKQFGEQIRQVVNDTLRAMNVHQGLIIIEDKGALDCVIRARLQSALLRAADEQAINWGALK; this is encoded by the coding sequence ATGAAAATTGTAAGGGAGGCGCTGGCCGGTACGCAGGAGTCCAGCGACCTGATGGTGAAAATCGCCCCCGCTCACGACGAGCTGGAGATTGTCATCCACAGTGAAGTGATTAAGCAGTTTGGCGAGCAAATCCGCCAGGTCGTGAATGACACATTGCGCGCCATGAACGTGCACCAGGGATTAATCATTATTGAAGACAAAGGTGCGCTGGACTGTGTGATCCGCGCCCGCCTGCAAAGCGCGCTTCTGCGTGCCGCTGATGAACAGGCCATTAACTGGGGGGCGCTGAAATGA
- a CDS encoding [Citrate [pro-3S]-lyase] ligase, with protein sequence MQSQPIDFRHTLVAKHPERLSQIRYLLADSGLGLDNDITLFVEAWAGTQLVGCAGLAANVIKCVAVNEQLRGENLSARLLAEVENAALERGHFHLFLCTRPCNKVRFGRSGFWPIAQSGDNAVLMENTPQGIERYCRSLSTMRKRGEKIGAIVMNANPFTLGHRHLVEQAAQQCDALHLFVVREDASFFPFSARLEMVRAGVAHLANVTVHEGSQYIISRATFPAYFLKESGKVQQAWSEIDVLIFRDYIAPALGITHRFIGSEPFCDITRQYNQTLHALLTSHIEVVEMPRIKATGNAISASEVRRLLKTQQFSRIREIVPDSTFAHLETHYRASAEVA encoded by the coding sequence ATGCAATCACAACCTATTGATTTTCGTCACACCCTTGTGGCGAAACACCCGGAACGCTTAAGCCAGATCCGTTACCTGCTGGCAGACAGCGGTCTTGGCCTGGATAACGACATCACGCTGTTTGTCGAAGCCTGGGCTGGCACACAGCTGGTGGGTTGTGCCGGGCTTGCCGCCAACGTCATCAAATGTGTGGCGGTAAACGAGCAACTGCGCGGAGAAAACCTGAGCGCACGTTTGCTGGCAGAGGTGGAGAATGCGGCGCTGGAGCGCGGCCATTTTCACCTCTTCCTCTGCACCCGGCCTTGCAACAAGGTACGTTTTGGTCGCAGCGGTTTCTGGCCAATCGCCCAGAGCGGTGATAACGCGGTGTTAATGGAGAACACCCCGCAGGGAATTGAACGTTACTGCCGCTCACTCAGCACGATGCGCAAGCGTGGGGAGAAGATTGGCGCGATTGTGATGAACGCCAACCCGTTCACCCTCGGCCACCGGCATCTGGTGGAGCAGGCGGCACAACAGTGCGATGCGCTGCACCTGTTTGTGGTGCGTGAAGACGCCTCGTTCTTCCCGTTCAGCGCACGCCTGGAGATGGTGCGCGCGGGTGTGGCGCATCTGGCGAACGTGACCGTACATGAAGGATCGCAGTACATCATTTCCCGCGCCACGTTTCCGGCCTATTTCCTGAAGGAGAGCGGCAAAGTGCAGCAGGCGTGGAGTGAGATCGACGTGCTGATCTTCCGCGATTACATCGCCCCGGCGCTGGGGATCACCCATCGCTTTATCGGCTCGGAGCCATTTTGCGACATCACCCGCCAGTACAACCAGACGCTGCACGCCCTGCTTACCTCACATATTGAGGTGGTGGAAATGCCGCGCATTAAGGCCACCGGTAACGCTATTTCGGCATCGGAAGTGCGCCGTTTACTCAAGACACAGCAGTTTTCCCGGATCCGGGAGATTGTCCCGGACTCCACCTTCGCGCATCTCGAAACGCATTACCGCGCGAGTGCAGAAGTCGCATAA
- a CDS encoding 5-oxopent-3-ene-1,2,5-tricarboxylate decarboxylase, translating into MKLASFLYQGKRSYGIVQADGVIDLGRRLGDRYSDLKALLQGNGLVQATRYLNDAVDVPMSAITFLPVIEQPEKILCVGMNYADKRKEFDQHNPAPTLFVRFPDSQTGHNEPVLKPRHSSEFDYEGELAVIIGKGGENISRDDALHHVAGYSCYMDGSARDWQHTWFTAGKNWRQTGAFGPWMATADEIPDPHQLAIRTWLNGRMVQEDNTSSMIHKVAELIEYISTFTRLSPGDVIITGSPGGVGKKRNPPLFMKEGDRIEVEIEHIGHLSNVIMEAPAAGLAAAH; encoded by the coding sequence ATGAAACTCGCAAGCTTTTTATACCAGGGTAAACGCAGCTATGGCATCGTGCAGGCCGACGGCGTGATTGATTTAGGTCGCCGTCTGGGCGACCGCTACAGCGACCTGAAAGCGCTGTTGCAGGGCAACGGGCTGGTGCAGGCCACCCGTTATCTGAACGATGCAGTAGATGTGCCAATGAGCGCCATCACCTTCTTACCGGTGATTGAGCAGCCGGAAAAAATCCTCTGCGTGGGCATGAATTACGCCGACAAGCGCAAGGAGTTTGACCAGCACAACCCGGCACCGACGCTGTTTGTCCGCTTTCCGGATTCGCAGACCGGCCACAACGAACCGGTGCTTAAGCCGCGTCATTCCAGCGAGTTCGACTATGAGGGCGAGCTGGCGGTGATCATCGGCAAAGGCGGGGAGAACATCAGCCGCGACGATGCGTTGCATCACGTGGCGGGCTACAGCTGCTACATGGATGGTTCCGCCCGCGACTGGCAGCACACCTGGTTCACGGCCGGGAAAAACTGGCGTCAGACCGGGGCGTTTGGCCCGTGGATGGCGACGGCAGATGAGATCCCGGACCCGCACCAGCTGGCTATCCGCACCTGGCTGAATGGCCGCATGGTACAGGAAGACAACACCAGCAGCATGATCCACAAGGTGGCGGAGCTGATCGAATACATCAGCACCTTTACGCGCCTCAGCCCGGGGGATGTGATCATCACCGGATCCCCTGGCGGTGTGGGTAAAAAACGTAACCCGCCACTGTTTATGAAAGAGGGCGATCGTATTGAGGTGGAGATCGAGCATATCGGTCATCTGAGCAATGTGATCATGGAAGCGCCAGCCGCCGGGCTTGCGGCAGCACACTGA
- a CDS encoding citrate-sodium symporter, which translates to MSTTDDSFSVTHDPIDIQRPSLKERWWHIMDTWKIGIIPLPLFVLAGALIAIDCLGGKLPSDIVVMVATLAFFGFACGEFGKRLPIVGKLGAAAICATFIPSALVYYGLLPDVVVESTTKFYKSTNILYLYICCIIVGSIMSMNRTVLIQGFLRIFFPMLCGEIVGMIVGMGVGLALGLEPFQIFFFIILPIMAGGVGEGAIPLSIGYATLLHMDQGVALGRVLPMVMLGGLTAIIISGCLNQLGKRYPHLTGEGQLMPNRANADATVSQPAFSGKADVTTIASGALLAVLLYMLGMLGHKLIGLPAPVGMLFMAVLVKLCNGASPRLLEGSQVVYKFFQTSVTYPILFAVGVAITPWHELVAAFTVSNLLVIVSTVSALVATGFFVGKKIGMHPIDVAIVSCCQSGQGGTGDVAILTAGNRMSLMPFAQIATRIGGAINVSVSLLILGNFLV; encoded by the coding sequence ATGAGCACAACTGACGATTCATTCTCTGTTACCCACGACCCGATTGATATTCAACGGCCATCACTCAAAGAGCGCTGGTGGCATATTATGGATACCTGGAAAATTGGGATTATTCCACTGCCGCTGTTCGTGCTGGCAGGCGCGCTGATTGCCATTGATTGCCTGGGCGGAAAGCTGCCGAGCGACATCGTGGTGATGGTAGCGACGCTGGCATTTTTCGGTTTTGCCTGCGGTGAATTCGGTAAACGTCTGCCGATTGTCGGCAAGCTCGGCGCGGCGGCGATTTGCGCCACCTTTATTCCCTCCGCGCTGGTCTATTATGGTCTGCTGCCGGATGTGGTGGTTGAATCCACCACCAAATTCTACAAATCCACCAACATTCTTTATCTCTACATCTGCTGCATTATTGTCGGCAGCATTATGAGTATGAACCGCACCGTGCTGATCCAGGGCTTCCTGCGCATCTTCTTCCCGATGCTGTGTGGTGAAATCGTCGGCATGATTGTCGGGATGGGCGTGGGCCTGGCGCTGGGTCTTGAACCGTTCCAGATCTTCTTCTTTATTATTCTGCCAATTATGGCCGGCGGCGTGGGCGAAGGGGCGATCCCGCTCTCCATCGGTTATGCCACATTGTTGCATATGGACCAGGGTGTGGCGCTCGGTCGCGTGTTGCCGATGGTGATGCTGGGGGGTCTGACGGCGATCATTATCTCCGGCTGTCTGAACCAGCTCGGTAAACGTTATCCGCACCTGACCGGTGAAGGCCAGCTGATGCCAAACCGCGCTAATGCCGATGCCACCGTCTCTCAACCTGCGTTTTCCGGTAAAGCGGACGTTACCACTATCGCCTCTGGCGCACTGCTGGCGGTACTGCTCTACATGCTGGGTATGCTCGGCCACAAGCTGATTGGCCTGCCTGCACCGGTTGGCATGCTGTTTATGGCGGTGCTGGTGAAGCTGTGCAACGGTGCTTCTCCGCGTCTGCTTGAAGGTTCTCAGGTGGTCTACAAATTCTTCCAGACCTCTGTGACCTACCCAATCCTCTTCGCCGTCGGCGTGGCGATCACCCCGTGGCACGAACTGGTCGCTGCATTCACCGTCAGCAACCTGCTGGTTATCGTCAGCACCGTTTCCGCACTGGTGGCAACCGGGTTCTTCGTGGGTAAAAAGATTGGTATGCACCCGATTGATGTCGCCATCGTTTCCTGCTGCCAGAGCGGACAGGGCGGTACCGGTGACGTGGCGATCCTGACCGCAGGCAACCGCATGAGCCTGATGCCCTTCGCCCAGATAGCTACCCGTATTGGCGGCGCGATTAACGTCTCCGTCTCACTGCTGATACTGGGCAACTTCCTCGTTTAA
- a CDS encoding sensor histidine kinase yields MKVSFQIKLFVSLVAFFSVLFALLGGYYYVDVGRQLYQEMSTRAKIQAEEIAIIPTLRNEVEQKDIKAIHSFMQKIAAHSDASFIVIGDNQGLHLFHSVFADKVGTTLVGGDNEEVLHGKSTTTIRKGGLGISLRSKAPIFNDAGQVVGIVSVGYLTSYLDTITVNKVVNILIAAVLLLFALFIFSWFFTRSIKKQIFSLEPREIGLLVRQQKAMMESIYEGVIAIDDELRIEVINQAARKLLGLSQPARELRGQLISQVIDPVPFFNTPAMLAKDTHDEICRFNDLTVIASRVRIMLEDSLQGWVITFRDRNEIDTLSTQLSQVKRYVDNLRIMRHEQLNRMTTLSGLLHMGRYEEAIGYIQAQSEHAQELLDFISSRFSSPTLCGLLLGKAARAREKGVELNFDPACRMDKPFQPLLESELISIIGNLLDNAIEATQRAPLPHEPVNVLIKLNEQELIIEVADQGVGIKPEIRERIFERGITTKTRGDHGIGLYLIESYVTQAGGAIEIADNTPRGAIFSLFIPATGAARRPAQELEDTDYAT; encoded by the coding sequence ATGAAAGTATCGTTTCAGATCAAACTGTTTGTTTCGCTGGTCGCCTTTTTCTCAGTGCTGTTTGCATTACTGGGCGGATATTATTATGTCGATGTCGGCAGGCAGCTTTATCAGGAGATGAGCACACGCGCAAAAATACAGGCGGAAGAAATTGCAATTATTCCGACTTTACGTAATGAAGTCGAACAAAAAGATATCAAAGCAATCCATTCCTTTATGCAAAAAATAGCTGCCCACAGCGATGCCAGTTTTATTGTGATTGGCGATAATCAGGGGCTGCATCTGTTTCATTCCGTGTTTGCTGACAAAGTGGGTACAACGCTGGTCGGTGGGGACAACGAAGAGGTCTTACACGGCAAAAGCACCACCACCATCCGCAAAGGGGGCCTGGGTATTTCGCTGCGCAGCAAAGCGCCCATCTTTAACGATGCCGGGCAGGTGGTGGGGATTGTCTCGGTGGGGTATCTCACCAGCTATCTTGACACCATCACCGTCAATAAAGTGGTCAACATTCTGATTGCCGCCGTGCTGCTGCTGTTCGCCCTGTTCATCTTCTCGTGGTTTTTCACCCGCAGTATTAAAAAGCAGATCTTCTCTCTGGAGCCACGTGAAATCGGCCTGCTGGTGCGCCAGCAAAAGGCGATGATGGAGTCTATTTATGAAGGGGTGATTGCCATTGATGATGAACTGCGCATTGAGGTCATCAACCAGGCTGCCAGAAAATTACTGGGGTTAAGCCAGCCAGCGCGGGAGCTGCGAGGGCAACTGATTAGCCAGGTTATCGACCCCGTCCCGTTTTTCAATACACCGGCTATGCTGGCGAAAGATACCCATGATGAGATTTGCCGGTTTAACGATCTCACGGTCATTGCCAGCCGGGTGCGGATTATGCTGGAAGATTCACTTCAGGGCTGGGTCATCACCTTCCGCGACCGCAATGAAATCGACACTCTCAGCACACAGCTCAGCCAGGTTAAACGCTACGTCGACAACCTGCGCATTATGCGCCATGAACAGCTCAACCGTATGACGACCCTGTCCGGTCTGCTGCATATGGGGCGCTATGAAGAGGCAATAGGTTACATTCAGGCGCAATCGGAACACGCACAGGAGCTGCTGGACTTTATCTCATCACGCTTTAGCTCCCCGACGCTGTGCGGCCTGCTGTTGGGCAAAGCGGCGCGTGCCCGCGAAAAAGGGGTTGAGCTGAATTTCGACCCGGCCTGCCGGATGGATAAACCCTTCCAGCCTCTGCTCGAATCGGAACTGATTTCAATTATTGGCAACCTGCTGGATAACGCCATCGAAGCGACGCAGCGAGCACCGCTTCCGCACGAGCCGGTCAATGTGCTAATAAAACTGAACGAACAGGAACTCATCATTGAAGTGGCCGACCAGGGCGTTGGCATCAAACCGGAGATCCGTGAAAGGATATTTGAGCGCGGCATCACCACCAAAACACGCGGCGATCATGGCATTGGCCTGTATCTGATCGAAAGCTATGTCACGCAGGCTGGCGGAGCAATAGAAATTGCCGATAACACGCCCCGCGGTGCCATTTTCTCACTGTTTATTCCCGCGACGGGAGCCGCGCGACGTCCCGCACAGGAACTGGAAGATACCGATTATGCAACATGA
- a CDS encoding transcriptional regulatory protein, giving the protein MQHELIDVLIVEDENELAQLHAELISKHPRLRLVGVASSLADAQAQLESKQPQLMLLDNYLPDGKGITLISNPMLARANCSVIFITAASDMDTCSQAIRNGAFDYILKPVSWKRLSQSLERFVQFAEQQRVWKIVDQQNVDSLYQLQAKNYRQDNGSKGIEENTLARVQMLFNDNATHCFSVDEVVSETGLSKTTTRRYLEHCVEVGFLSVEMLYGKIGHPRRMYKRSVV; this is encoded by the coding sequence ATGCAACATGAACTTATCGACGTACTGATCGTTGAAGACGAGAACGAACTGGCGCAACTTCACGCGGAGCTTATCAGTAAACATCCCAGACTACGGCTGGTGGGGGTGGCCTCATCGCTGGCTGACGCACAGGCACAGCTTGAAAGCAAACAACCGCAGCTCATGCTGCTGGACAACTACCTGCCGGATGGCAAGGGGATCACCCTGATCAGTAACCCGATGCTGGCCCGCGCCAACTGTTCGGTGATTTTCATCACTGCCGCCAGCGACATGGATACCTGCAGCCAGGCCATTCGCAACGGCGCATTTGATTACATTCTGAAGCCAGTCTCCTGGAAGCGGCTCAGCCAGTCGCTTGAACGCTTTGTGCAGTTCGCCGAACAGCAACGCGTCTGGAAGATTGTCGACCAGCAGAACGTGGATTCGCTGTATCAACTGCAGGCGAAAAACTACCGCCAGGATAACGGCAGCAAAGGCATTGAGGAAAACACGCTGGCGCGGGTGCAGATGCTGTTTAATGACAACGCGACGCACTGCTTCTCGGTGGATGAAGTGGTGAGCGAAACAGGCTTAAGTAAAACCACTACCCGACGCTATCTGGAGCACTGCGTAGAGGTGGGGTTTCTGAGCGTGGAGATGCTGTACGGGAAGATTGGGCATCCGCGGAGGATGTATAAGCGTAGTGTGGTTTGA
- a CDS encoding ornithine decarboxylase, whose amino-acid sequence MKTMKIAVSRELVSAVSTHREKVTLDNTDFTDVAAVVITVAESCSGILALLKRTGFQLPVFIFSQEPMDVPEGAIATITGKAQEFLELESAASRYEENLLPPFFDTLSQYVAMGNSTFACPGHQHGAFFKKHPAGRQFFDFFGENVFRADMCNADVKLGDLLIHEGSAKHAQKFAAKVFNADKTYFVLNGTSAANKVVTNALLTRGDLVLFDRNNHKSNHHGALIQAGATPVYLEAARNPFGFIGGIDAHCFDDAYLRSLIRDVAPEKADEARPFRLAVIQLGTYDGTIYNARQVIDKIGHLCDYILFDSAWVGYEQFIPMMAETSPLLLELTGNDPGIFVTQSVHKQQAGFSQTSQIHKKDNHIRGQARFCPHKRLNNAFMLHASTSPFYPLFAALDVNAKIHEGESGRRLWAECVELGIEARKAIIANCHMIKPFIPPVVAGRPWQDHPTHAIASELRFFSFEPGAKWHGFEGYAHEQYFVDPCKLLLTTPGIDAQTGNYTEFGIPATILAHYLRENGIVPEKCDLNSILFLLTPAESHEKLAQLVAMLGQFEQHIEDDTPLADVLPTIYQKYPVRYRDYTLRQLCQEMHDLYVSFNVKDLQKAMFRQESLPAVVMNPQDANQEYIRGNVELVRIRDAEGRIAAEGALPYPPGVLCVVPGEIWGGAVQRYFLALEEGINLLPGFSPELQGVYSEKDADGIKRLYGYVLR is encoded by the coding sequence ATGAAAACCATGAAAATCGCCGTCAGCCGCGAGCTGGTCTCTGCTGTGTCCACGCACCGGGAAAAGGTGACGCTGGACAATACCGATTTTACCGATGTGGCGGCTGTCGTCATTACGGTCGCTGAAAGCTGTAGCGGTATCCTTGCGTTGCTGAAACGTACAGGCTTTCAGTTACCGGTGTTTATATTCTCGCAAGAGCCGATGGATGTTCCTGAAGGTGCCATTGCCACGATTACTGGTAAAGCACAAGAGTTCCTGGAACTGGAGTCTGCCGCCAGCCGTTACGAAGAGAACCTGTTACCGCCATTTTTTGACACCCTGAGTCAGTATGTGGCGATGGGCAATAGCACCTTTGCCTGCCCGGGGCACCAGCACGGCGCATTTTTCAAAAAACACCCTGCGGGGCGGCAGTTCTTTGATTTCTTTGGTGAGAATGTTTTTCGCGCCGATATGTGCAACGCCGATGTGAAGCTGGGGGATCTGCTGATCCACGAAGGCTCAGCCAAGCATGCGCAAAAATTCGCTGCAAAAGTGTTTAACGCAGATAAAACCTACTTCGTGCTGAACGGCACTTCCGCTGCCAATAAGGTCGTCACCAACGCGCTGCTGACCCGTGGCGATCTGGTGTTGTTCGACCGTAACAACCATAAGTCCAACCACCACGGGGCGTTAATCCAGGCGGGGGCAACGCCGGTCTACCTTGAAGCGGCGCGCAACCCGTTTGGTTTTATTGGTGGAATTGATGCGCACTGTTTTGATGATGCGTATCTCAGGAGCCTGATCCGCGACGTTGCACCGGAAAAAGCCGATGAGGCTCGCCCGTTCCGCCTGGCGGTTATCCAGCTTGGCACCTACGATGGCACGATCTACAACGCGCGTCAGGTGATCGACAAGATCGGCCATCTTTGCGACTACATTCTGTTTGATTCTGCGTGGGTGGGCTACGAACAATTTATCCCGATGATGGCGGAAACGTCCCCGCTGTTGCTGGAACTGACCGGGAACGATCCGGGCATTTTCGTGACCCAGTCGGTGCATAAGCAACAGGCCGGGTTCTCGCAAACCTCGCAGATCCATAAAAAGGATAACCACATTCGTGGTCAGGCGCGCTTCTGCCCGCACAAGCGGCTCAACAATGCATTTATGCTGCATGCCTCGACCAGCCCGTTTTATCCGCTGTTCGCGGCGCTGGATGTGAACGCCAAAATCCACGAAGGGGAAAGCGGACGCAGGCTGTGGGCGGAGTGCGTGGAGCTGGGCATAGAGGCGCGCAAGGCGATCATTGCCAACTGCCATATGATCAAACCGTTTATTCCACCGGTGGTGGCGGGGAGGCCGTGGCAGGATCACCCAACGCACGCCATCGCCAGCGAACTTCGTTTCTTCAGCTTTGAGCCGGGCGCAAAATGGCACGGTTTTGAGGGCTATGCCCACGAGCAGTATTTTGTCGATCCGTGCAAATTGCTGCTGACCACGCCGGGTATTGATGCACAAACCGGTAACTACACTGAGTTTGGTATACCGGCGACCATTCTCGCGCACTACCTGCGTGAAAATGGCATCGTGCCGGAGAAGTGCGATCTCAACTCGATCCTGTTCCTGCTGACACCAGCCGAAAGCCACGAGAAGCTGGCGCAACTGGTGGCGATGCTGGGTCAGTTTGAACAGCATATTGAAGACGACACGCCGCTTGCAGACGTGCTGCCGACCATCTACCAGAAATATCCGGTGCGCTACCGCGATTACACCCTCCGTCAGCTGTGCCAGGAGATGCACGATCTTTACGTCAGCTTTAACGTTAAAGATCTGCAGAAGGCGATGTTCCGCCAGGAGAGCCTGCCAGCTGTGGTAATGAACCCGCAGGATGCGAACCAGGAGTATATTCGCGGGAACGTGGAATTAGTGCGCATACGCGACGCGGAAGGTCGCATTGCCGCTGAGGGCGCGCTGCCGTATCCGCCTGGAGTGCTGTGCGTGGTTCCGGGTGAAATCTGGGGTGGGGCGGTGCAACGTTACTTCCTTGCGCTGGAGGAGGGTATCAACCTGCTGCCGGGCTTCTCGCCAGAGTTGCAGGGGGTTTACAGCGAGAAGGATGCGGACGGGATTAAGCGATTGTATGGGTATGTTTTAAGATAG